TAGTACCAGCTGCGTTTGCAAATTTGTGTGTTCCACTGTCCCCTGTGACTTTCAGCCTCATAGATGGCAGCTTCCCAGGTGTTTCGTGCACCACAACCATGAAAGCTCTGTGAAAGATGATGAGAACAAACAAAGCCTTAGTAGGTCTAAAGTGACCATGAAGAGATTGTCACCTCTACCAGGAAACAACTTCTGCAATCTAAAAGCAACGGAAAACCACTGCTCTAGCCGTTCAGTCGTTCTAGGAAATATCTGTGATCCTGGCTCCAAGATATTAGGGCAAAAGATACCCTAAATTACCATTACTGCTCACTTATTGCTGCTCATATGAAATATTCTAACCCCATTCCTAGGGCCACGCTCAGGGTCGCAGGCTGAATAAATTGCAGATATGATCCTCACAGTTCTTCCCTGCAGTGGTCCCCAGAGAGCTTCAAAATGGCAAGTGCCCATGGGTCAGACAGATTATGTCCTTGCAGTTCTTCCCCTCACCACAGACACTCTACGGAGCTCTGTCATAGTCAGTAGCATCATTTGCACCTGCTATGGTGCTAATACCAAGAGAAGCATCGGACTACCACCAGGTCCCACAGTACGGTGGCACTTTGTGGGCAAGAGGACGGTGGTCTTCAATGGAAGGGTGTTCAGGTAGGTGGGGAactctcctctcttctccaagATCCCTTTCTCCTCCCATTGCTAAATTTTAGGTCCATGGACTTCAAAGGGGGAAGAAGCACAGCAGGAAGGTGCAACAGAATTGAAGCACATGAGAAACCTAATAGATGCCAAGGTATCATAAAAATATCAGCTGGTATCATTTAGTCTCCCACACGCTTGAAATCTCAGCGCTGCCTTGGGACTGTTCAAACTCATTCACAGCAAGCTGTGCACAGTGACATAAGAAGAAATCATGCTGCAGAGCAACCGTGGCCCCAGAAACCAtctctgccacctccctctcTTTCCAAGAGCAGAACATAAAGGTTTGTTAGTTGTTGTCTGTCCTTGCCCAGGAAGCTTGCTCTGCTGTGAATTGAAACTGCAACCGGATcttaaagcaaggaaaaaatgctgagaaagaaGAACCATTCAAAAATTGTTGCTTTATGGATCATGAGgtgttattaaaaatactttctgagATGGTTTTTTCCATGAAGTAACCCAAATAAAACACCAAGCATCTGCAAGGTACCTTAGCACAGTGCTGAAGGCAACAGTATGGATGATACTGGTAAAGGAAAATCAATGAAATCCAGACTGCCTGTTCCTGGTGTCCTTCTAAAAGCAGACgtctcttaaaaaaaagcacttgatCTCCATCTCTAGGCCAAATGAATTCTGGGAAATGTAACTGAAAAGTGAAGTGACTCTTTTTCTAGAAGTGTCTGTAAATGGCGACATTAAAGAACAGTACTTGAACAGCAGTGTGAATGGAGACTCTTGAACGACATCTCAAAAAGTTTAACTGAGCCTTGTTAATTTATTTACTAAATATAGAAAGCTTTACCATCTAACCCTTTAAGCCCACATTGCTACAAAGGACCAGTAGAAAGCTGAGCTGCGTGGAAACTACTCCATGTACGTACACGTCTGAAACAgttttttgtaaagctgtttttcatttttcaggtaAAACCAGAGTCGGCAGAATCAGGTGCATTGGTATTTTTACAGGTAACACGTGCCCGCAAAGTGAGGGGAGGAAaaccgccgcaaagaccgcattTCTCATGACTCAGAACAAAGCGCCAGGTAGACGTCACCCATCCGTGTTTCATCCCCGCTTCTTTTGCCTGGGTGGGCTTTTTTAGAGTTACGGTAGCTTGATGCCTTGATGTAACTTTCTACCTTCCCTCCAGCGATCCTCACATTGCCTTTGGCCAGTGCTTTCTCCTCCCAGGGATGCTGAAGATGCAAGGACGAGGGGCAGCGGGGACTGAGCTGGCCACTTCAAGAGCCCCCAGCTATTCTTTCTATTGCTAGATTTTATCCCATTGCAAGCTGTGTAATTTTACGAACTGCTCTTTAGCAATAACCCTGTAACCCTGTTTGATAACAGCACCAGGCAGCAGTGGCGCCCAAAGGCCAGAACAAAAAGGCTTTTGCGCAACGCTGATCAGCCCCTGCGCTTTCCCGTGGGAAGGGCTACGCTGTTGGCGGACTTGCCAGCACAAGCTCAAAGGTTATTAGTGCTTTAGGCATAACGAGGAAGCACTAAGTACCTTCTAGCACAAGCCAAGCCTGCTGAGCATAACACAGGCTTGTGCGACCACCGGTTGGTTCTGCTTTCCTCCCTGCTGCGAGGGCTGTTGCCAGACTTTTTTCATCACCCACCATCCTGTCTTCATCCCTCAGCTTGATTTAACAGGGATTCGCCCTCTTTTTACATCTCTTACCCGATTCTGTGCTTTTTAGAAAATCACAGCCATTCAGAGAAAGTTCATGGCTAGGAGAGAAAGGGGTTCACATGAGACAAAAAAGACTTCTGCACCCTTTTCACCTGAACGCCCATGTTTTTATGAGTCATTTATGCTTACgaacaaagcatgaaaaaaagagtAGGGTGCTGGTCACACACAGGTCTCAGACACTACAAGGAGGTGAAGATTATGAGACATATTTGGCTACTCGAAGAAATAAGGGAGCCCTTAAGTTTTTTTACCTGGAACTGTTGTTCTAACAGAGGAAGACAGGACATGAAGGGTCACGCCTGGTTCAGATTCCTGTTCCTGACAGTGACCAGCACCAGGCAACTGAAAGGATGGTCCCAACAACGGTAACACAGCACGTCTTTTTTTCCGAGCCTTGTGGCACTGTTTTAAATCCTAAAGCGTGATGATTCACACATCTTCCAAGCACGCTTGCACCTCCTTTTAATCTTTACTCCTTTAATTCTGTAAATCTTCATTAACCTACCACACGTGCCGTTCCAGTTTGCATCCTGTTAAATGCTTGATCTGGACGATATCTTACAGCAGTCTGAGTATTTTGCTTAGTTACCTGGGGGCTATGTGGTTTTGCTGAAGCAAGGGAAAGCTGCGCACTGCAGAGAGCAGGTTGAAAAAGACCACGAACCCATTTTCAAGGTAGCCACGTTTCCCAGCTCCTCCTTGAAAGTGGCAAGAATTACACATAGCGTTGCAGGCGAGATCTCATCGGTGCTTGTACAATGGCATTAATGACTCCTTACCTTGACCAGAGACACCTTTCAGGATCAGGCTTGCCTTTCTAAACGCAGCAACACCAACTACCCATAGTAAGTCAGAGGCTAATATTATCCCAGGTTATTCTCGTCCTTTGCTGTTTTCAACAATTAGCTTCCAACTTGTAGTGGACAtttcgaatcatagaatcacagaacgttaggagttggaagggacctctggagatcatccagtccaacccccctgccagagcagggtcacctagagcaggttgcacaggaacgcgtccaggcgggttttgaatgtctccagagacagagactccaccacctctctgggcagcctgtgccagtgctctgccaccctcaaagtaaagaagttcctcctcatgtttaggtggaacttcctatgctcaagtttgtgcccgttacctcttgtcctgtccctgggcaccactggaaagatcctggccccatcctcctgacacccaccctttaagtatttataagtgtcgataaggtcccccctcagctgtcttttttccagactgaagagacccaaatccctcagcctttcttcataagagaggtgttccagtcccctcatcatcttcatatCCCTTCGCTGCACCTTGTCATTGGTATCAAAGTCACTGAGCTTGTGGTCTGCAGTAGCTCGTTTCATGCTATGTCTCTAATTTCTCTCCTCAAGTTCATCATTTCTTCCTTTGACCCACGGTAGTTATTCAGTATAATATTCTGACACAGTATAATATTCTGACCCACGTAGTTATTGATATTGCTTCCTCACTAACATTTCCACATTCctatatttttattcaaagtcattagaaaaaaatcacccCGTGAGGAACTTAATACTCCACATCACTGCTTGACCTTGGACATTACTACTTATTCATATGCCCATCAATTGCTTGCATACccacttcaccttttttttttttctagtgacatTTATCTTTTCCAGTTGAGCTGATGGTTTCCATTGTGGCATTGTGTCAGGCGTTAAATTAAAATTCACCTAGATCATATTCCATCATTTTTCCCTTGCCTAGACATCAGTTATTTCATCAAAGAACTATCAGCTTAGTCTAGCGTGAGCTACTTGtggtaaaaattaatttaattatattcCAGGTTTCATTTACCTCTCTCTTGTCTGTAATTACATTCTCCTTCAGAATTTGTTCTAAAGCCCTGAATGTTATTAAGGTCAAACTAACAGTTCTGTAAGATTACTTCGTCTTCTGTtctcaaataaaaaatattttatttcctattctcTAGTCATACGGTTCCACACCCAGTTTGACAGATCTATTTGAAATACTTGCTTACGGATGTGTAATTTTAGATGTGCTCTCAGCATTCTGGGATAAAGATTAGTCATTTCCCCTGACAGCAGCATATTAAATTCTTTAATTCTTGGCTTTAAATGTGGTATTTTCCCTATCCTCATTCCCATTATCCATCCTCTTTTACCCTTGTGTTCAATACTGCTGTAAATTAAGTAATTCATTTTGGGGACGTAATTTAGACTATCTAATCTCTGTTCCATCCGCACACTGCAACAGTTCTGATACTCCTTTCCTTGCTCTCTATTTTGATATACACATATCTCAAGACGTTTTTGCTACTTGTTTTAACGTATTTTGCAAATTCTCAGCATTTCATATCTAAGATACAATGTTCTATATGATCTAACTTTCTTTCTACTCCTTACAGGCTCTCTTCCCAGAACCCATAACTCCTTCTGAGATGATTATTAATCTAATTAGGCCTAGAGACCCTCCTTGTAAATTTTGCCTGTTTGGGATGTAACTTCTAGGTAATTTTTACATCTCTGATTCAAACAAGCAAAGCTTTCCCCCCCTTCTTCCATTTTaagtcatagaatcgtagaatggtttgggttggaagggaccttaaagatcatctagttccaggcccctggccatgggcagggacacctcccaccaggctCCATTTAAGGCTCTTGAGTATAGCTGACCTTATTAACTAATTTTGTGCTTCTTAAGTATAGCTGACCTTATTAAACTAATTTTGTGCTTCTTAAGTATAGCTGACCttattaaaactaattttgtGCTTCTTAAGTATAACTGACCTTATTAAACTAATTTTGTGATTCCTGcccttctgaaataaaaccttCTTCTTTTACCTCAACTTTTACTTTACTTTTAACTTCAGTAAATTCACTTTTCAATAGCTAGCTCTTCCGGAGTATATTTGTGACTTAGCAGTCAGGTCTACTGCGTGGTGCCTCTTCAGTTTAGCTGCGGCTTGATCAACCCACCAGGCGTCAGAGGGAAAGAACGCCACATCCCATCGCACCCCAAAATGGGCTCTGCCTACACCTCAGGTGCGTTCCCCTTTGGTGACCCCTAACTGCCCGTTGATGATTTGTGCTTTTATCCTGGTATCCTCCTGTGCCCATATTCTCCAGGCCTCTGCTATTGCTCCCCCAGGGGCCCCACTGCCAGCTTGCGGTGTTCAGGTGGGGCATTCGTAGACTCGCAGAGGGCTCCCTGCATGCCAGGAAATCCCAGAGACGTTTGCAAGCGACGCCAGAGCTGTCTCAGCACAGGAGACCTGCCCCAACAGCGCTGGATTCCCCACGCACAAACAGACCATCCACACAGCAAGTTTGCCATAGCCGTGGATATTAGGGAAACAGCTCACACACTGCGCAGCTGATTTGTGCTCACGCAGCTGCCATTTGCCTGGGATTACTATATATCCAAAAACCTCAGGCTCGTGGCCAAGGCCCTCACAAGAGGGACACATCTGGGGAAAATCTGACATATTTTACGTCCAGACATGTGGGCTGGGGATCTGAGGCAGTCTCATGAAATACCAAAAGCTTGGATAGAGAATGCATCTGATCTAAattctgtacttaaaaaaaaaaaaagggggggaaaaaaaccccaaccgtCCTCCTATTGCAAATACAGGGCTACGTCTGGAAAACATAAACCCAACAGAGAACTGTGGGAATAGCGCAAAGACCTTTAGAGGAAGGAAACTGTGATACTACCAGAGCACTCTGCCAAAGCGCATGCCTGACGACCGCGAGACATTTAGCAGACCTGCCAGGCGATGTTGTTGGTGGAGTCAAAACTGAGGAACAAGGGTGCTACCACGCTGGGAACTTCAAACTCCTCCTCGTCTCTCCTGTCACCTTTTCCAAACCAAGCCCAGCCTGGCAAAGCACTGATTAAACACGACTTTATCAACGGAGGTCACAACGCCCCTACCTTTTGAAGTACCACTTTTTTTGGGAGCAGAATACCACTGGACTCCTCAGCAAAAGAACACATTAGCTTAGAAAGGAGGGGACTGAGTTTCCTCTCGATCTTGGCGATCTTCACAGTCACCTTTTCTTCTCCTAATGTGCAGCTGAAAAAGCCTGCGGAGGCAGCTTTTGTTTTAAGCTTCCCCAGttgaaaagataattttcaagTATGCTTGGGTCTCTCAGATCTGACTACAGGCCATTACATGGGCAAGCTGACATGTTTCTAGCATTTCTTTCGGCACTATTTTCCTACAAAAGTATTCAAAAGGAGCGTACCTTTTCCTTATCACTTGAAATTCCGAGCACCTGGCAATGGATCAGCCCAATCTGCTTTCACAGCCTCCCTGACATCTTGGCAGCCACTGCTGAAAATCCACCCTGTAGTTAAGGCCTTGTCTCCTGCTGCTAATTAGAGACTGGCATTTCATAAGGACAAAACATTCATTGCCCACTACTGAGTAATCCCTCAAATATTTATGTTCTGCTACTATTCCTAACAGAACCATCTATAACTGCAGCTCTCCTCACCTCTCCTTTCCCATGATCCCAATAAACTGTAGGGAATTGCCGTACAAATGTACAAGAGCCACTTGACTGAAAGAGCAAGAAAGATTTAATCCCGGTGTCGATTCAAAGACTTAAGACGACCCGTACTATACagacctaaggaaaaaaaaaggcttgccATTAACTTCAGAAGTTTCCAAAATTACCGATTTACATTTTAATGCATAGAGAAGCTGGTATCTGATATAACAAAGGTGAAATAAAAAGTGTAACTGTATTAGGGCAGGCTGTAAGATCACCTAGGCCAGTATCCTGTCTCCAACAATGTCAAGTGCAGATACACAGGCAAAGAATGCACTAGGGAACTGCAGAACACGCGTGACTGCTTATGCTTCCCCAGCCACCAGCACATGTGTTTGCACCAATTTAGTGTGTTTAACAAAGTCTTAATTAGGAGACTCTGGCTCATaggtttttaattgaaaaatgttaCTTCATTAACATCGGAGCTGTTTAGATAACTTGAATGGTTTCACCCTCGGATATTTTTCATGCTTAGACACTATTGCACCTGCTGCTTGCCCTATGTATGAGTTCACACAAGATGAATTTATTAACGGTAACTTCAAGAAAGCCATCATAAAGACAGGTTTCTTAGGACGGGTCTAAATTGTAACCGCTCACAAATACATTAAAGAAGGTAAAGCATATTGCAAAGGAAGAGTCAAAAATCCCTACGGGAAGAGTATTACCCAAGAAGCGGCAAAGCATTTAACAAGTAAGTAGATGCTCCCATAAGATATTTACCTCATCATCAAGaacaaaatgttaattaaacTGCTTGAGGGTaggcaagaaaggaagaaaagtcttTTCAACTAAGGGAAACACACAAATCACCAGCGTGTTTTGAAATATCTGTCAGAAGTTACTGACTTAAGGAGGAAAATGTATTAGGTCCCCACTCATTTTCTAGCTGATGAAGGGGGCACATTTTCAACTTGGTTACTCTGGCTCCAAGAAGTATTAATGGAATGACTGGCAAAATTCAGGACACGGCAATTACAGAAAAGTTTAAGCTATTTAAAGCACCAACAGGAAAGTCTCCTGCTATGTAACTAGCCTTTCTGAAATAAACTGGCACTACCAGGGACAGGCAAATCAAGAATGAACTCCCGTCCCACCCTCTGCCATCAACTCTGTTGGTAGTCATAATTAAAACTTTTCTACCTTCTTTGACTGTGATCATCAATTCAGTGTTCAGGAGTGCTCTAGGAAGATGCATTTTACAAGAGGCTCAAGGAGTCTGTGCAAAAGTCTGCATTCCCGTTTTTCCTTCCTGTGTACACAACTTATTTCCTTTACTATATtaagaatgaattattttatttgtgaaaaaaaaaaaatctatggacacttttaaaataaaagtcttgTGTAGCTCCTCAAGGTACTGCTGTCATGTCTgtactttttatttgaaattgacCCTTTTCAATTTCACAAACACAAACTTACTGTTTGGGTGATAATCATGCATAATGTCAATAATGGTTGGCTACTAAGGTTTTTTCCACTTGGCTGGCTTTCTCCAAAAAAACAAATTTACCGATTTTCTAAAGATTttaacatttgggtttttttttaatttttacttctgAGTAACACTGAAACACTTTGCTTAAGAATACCTTTGTTTTGAACAAAGGctgttaatataaaattaaacttgAAATAGAGCCATTTTGACCAAAGCTTGTTTTTACGTTATTGAGTAATCTTAAATTTCCCAGGATTCTCTATTATGAAGATTTCATGTTTGCTGGAAAATGCCGAGTTGCAAGACTTTGCCCAGATACACATGTACATTTATGAACCGCCTCATACGGGGAAAGAGGAGCCGTAAGGAAGCAGCTTTCCTCTGTATCTGTAAAGAAGTGAAAGGAAGCCAACTGATAAATACGTAACAAGTTTAGCCTATTGATGCAGAAGTTCAGTATAAAACTCCAGTTTAAATTTGCCAACCCAACATACGGGCGTCCAGTCCTTCACATTATGTGACGTGTTAAGAGGTTGAAAGACCAGCCTTTGCTGGCACCAGTTACTAGCATCCATCTTTATATTTACACATCAGGAaagctgctttcttctctgtggCCTGGTTttcagacacagcagcagctggtttCACAGTTATTTGCCAGATAAAGACACCGCGCTGCAGGTAAAAAGCCTTAGGTTAATTTCCAAGTCCTGGAGAACACTACCTTAGAAGCCTACCTCTGGCCACCACAGGCCTGAACGCTCCCACTTCATCCTTACATTTTAGCGGCATTGGTATTGGACGAGCAGCACAGAGAAAGGAAGCAGACCCCCATTCTGTGTTCAGGTAGGAATCAAAGAGAACTTTCCTACGGAATGAGTCACGGGAATGAAAGAGGCAAAGCACAGTCACCTGAGTCAGCCCAAataattctgctgctgtttttcagtagGGCCGCAGTTAAGTACAGGTACCCACCTGTTGAAGGAAACAACAGcaacctctttttcctcctcaaaactCAAGTCTCTGCTTCAAGATAAAGAAGCCAAGTAGTTTGAAGCACACAGGacagagcatttttaaaaattacaaagaatGAAAACTTCAGTCAAACAGTTAATTTTGTGCAGTCACGAGCCATTTAAGTATGTCCTTAACATTTTAAGATCAGTGGTTCTTCCAGGTAAGAGTCAGGATAGCACTGATCCATTAGCCCTTAAAAGGGCTCTTTTTCACCGTAAAAGAACAGCGCGgggtatttcagaaaaaaaaaaaaaaaaaaaaggaagctataTGATCTGAGCAAACCTTTGTAGAGCAATATTAACGAAGATTTTtccctcaaaagaaaaaacagatgaaatgGAGTTCTATTCAGgagcctttaatttttttaaaattctttttttaaacaggcttaaaatatgcaaaaaaaaaagaaaaagtgtatgGATATCATAAATAACATAAATCAAGTAAGCTTACACATTAACACTACAAACACCCCAGTGGGGAAAGAATGCAGTAAGAGCAGCAACTATAAGCAATCATCAGGCAATCAAACCCGCCTAATTGTAGGCAAAAATACTCATCCATCAAGTGTACGACTGCAATTGACAACAGGATTCTAGTTGGGTACAGCTCACCCTATCGATAAGGTTCCTTTACAGAAGAGAGACCATTATTTCAACTATGTGCACATGAGGTTCCTCATCCTGcttacagttaaaaataaatactttatgtTTGTGTACAGTGCTCTTCAAGAGAGGTCTCAACAACACTAACAATTTCTTACAAAACACTCCTGCGAGGTAGGTTTATCATCATCCCCgttttacaaatggaaaagagATTTGCCCAGCATCCCACAGCTATTTAGTATCAGAGCCAGGAACGCGTCCCCTGACTCTGTACCAAATCTTTTCCACTAGGCAAGGCTCCTTTTTAGGTTATACTATTGCattcaaaaaagttattttaaaacaacatataTGTTTAAGATTACAATATAGCATTTTGTAATAAAACAAGAATACAGTATAGCTCATCTTTGAGGTACcgttcctctcccctcctcaacTCTTTTACCTGGATATAACCAAAATAATTATGGGATAAtgaaaagaagtttttaaaaatatgcactcTAGGAGCAGATATGCAAGTGACTGGAAATATTACGTTTGTGTTCATAAAGAACATTTGTGTTATTTCTTTAGCGCCAACTTTTATCTGGCACTAGGGCCATGCAAATTGTGTTAAGACAGTAAGTGGTTGCATGTCTTCAGTTTTGCAGTTCAGTGTCAATAACTCCAGTCAATCTCAGTAATTACTACAGATACCCTTCCCAAGCTTAGTATAATAATCATCTAAACCCACTTCCCCTATAAAGACTCTTAAAAGACTTTTGGAGCTACACATTCAGCTCCCACATCCACTAAGTGAGAGTCTTGATTAAGACAAACACATGTGATTTCAGGTTTTAAcaaatttccattttcaagttTTATAATGAAGTGACTAACTCCTGTATTGGGACTGACAGAAGACAGCTGAGACTTTGTTAAATTTGTTGGTAAAGTACAGTTCAGATCTGAAACAAAATAACCAATCCAGTTCCTCATGTAGGCTCCATGACTCACCACTAATATATTGGCATCTAATATTTTAGAAGCTCCACCGTTATCAGAGCTAAGTTCTGCTTCACTGCAGTGGTTTGTCCAAGGGAAAACGAACTGTTCTGCAGATGTTCCTGAGCTTCTGCTTGCCGCACCGTGCATGTCTTGTCCTTTCTGTTCCAATTCAACAGCTAGCTGACACAGAAATTCAAAAAAATCCTTTGCACGTTCTCTTACCTAAAGAGAAAGGTCAGAAGAGTACATTGTGAAGAATGCATGAGCCTTTGGCTTTCAGAAATCTGAGATATTAACTACTTCAGTTAAGAGACGAACATTTATCCACAGATAAGTCTCAGAAATCAACGGTTAAGCTACCAAGTGCTGCACTAACTCCTCTGCCCTCCAAAGCCAAGGCTGAGAATAACTGCCATCATtcttctgcaaaacagagctTCACGAGGAGTCAATCTCTGAATCGGTATTTTAGTTCTAAAGAGATTCCCTACTTGACAACCGCTGCAATCAGGTCAAGTAGTGTTTTTAGCTTGGAAAGTAACTATCTTTGGCTGGACTAAGCTCTCAATAGGACGTTCCTAAGTACGCAGTAGCTGCATCTGCACTGATGAAACAGCCTAGAAACtaaagcacaaataaataaatactatacTTCATCCAGTGTTTCTCCTCCAGAAGGCGTGAATGACGGACACTGCTCTCCAGCAGCCTTTGCCATAGCCTTGAGGTCAGTCAAAGGCCTTCCTTCTGCAACACCGTATTTCTATAAGAGGCAAGTTACAAAGAGTGGGTTTAGCAAGATATATCAAGTCTCCAGTACCACTTCCAATGCAAACATCTCttaacagctttgttttcttggaTTCTCAAGCGTAACGTGCAGCCTTAACTACCTTTTGCTTTTTATCCCAATACTGGGGGAGGAGATATCTTGATATCTGCCATTTAAGTtaaaagcatgtgtgtgtgtatatatatatatacacacacacacacatatatatatatgctgggtagagaaataaattaagagCAGCACCTCATTTAAAGTATTAACATTCAAAATGTTACCTTCAGCCTGATATTTGCCTTGAGATTTTTTTCTACATTATGACACTCATTATCAGCATACAAAATTCAAGTGTCTTTGTAACCGGGGTTACATTGCAAACACCTCTGTATGCAGCTCTTCACACAAGGATaaactacatttatttttcacttgcagaAAGACTACAGGGAATTATCTTTCACAAGTGAGAAACAAGTACTTTCTCTACAGAACTCCGAAATCTCCACAACAGAGGagtccattttaaaaatcagaatttttgaaaaagacaaaaaaatagtcCACCTGTTAAAAATAAACTATAAGGCCTCCCCCTATTTCTTCAAGACATACATTACTGTTGTGgaaagtgttttcagaaaacaaagaaagcaaaaaagatcTCGAAAACATATGCTAATAGACGCAGAGAACATGCAATTACCTATCTTCAATTACATGCTTATTCCTGAGACCTGGGCAAGGCCCACCGAGAAACAGTAGTAAGAACCCATATATACCAGCTAGTTATTCTGGATCACTAGAAGTTCCATTACAAAACATAATATTTATCATCTGTAATGTATCTTACAAGGTAGGTATACTTGGATGTGCATTACCATTTTTGACCTTGAAGATCTAACAACAACCTAAGAACTCTAATAACGGTAAAACAGATTAATACTTCTCCCTCTGAAGACTAATACTCCACTACCACtaacagatgaaaaatatattcaagCGGAAAGCTTTGGTCTTCCCTTGGCACGTCCAAAGACAGTGAAAACGCTGCAGTTACCATGAGCACTTTGAGAAAGTAAGAGCTAATGCTATACTGTCAAAACACTCAGTTACACACATTGCAGAAATCCAGATGTTGATGACTAGGATACAGACACATACTCattagtaa
Above is a window of Larus michahellis chromosome 1, bLarMic1.1, whole genome shotgun sequence DNA encoding:
- the TIGAR gene encoding fructose-2,6-bisphosphatase TIGAR gives rise to the protein MVRFGLTVVRHGETRYNKDKILQGQGVDEPLSATGFRQADAAGLFLSNVKFTHVFSSDLLRAKQTAATILGKNKFCKGLEIKCDARLRERKYGVAEGRPLTDLKAMAKAAGEQCPSFTPSGGETLDEVRERAKDFFEFLCQLAVELEQKGQDMHGAASRSSGTSAEQFVFPWTNHCSEAELSSDNGGASKILDANILVVSHGAYMRNWIGYFVSDLNCTLPTNLTKSQLSSVSPNTGVSHFIIKLENGNLLKPEITCVCLNQDSHLVDVGAECVAPKVF